The sequence GCACCCCGGACACCACGTCGCGCGCTCGGCGGCAAAGTCCTTGTAGGTCAGCGCGGCGGCCATCGCCGTGGTCACCTCCCGGCGCCGGCGCCGGGGCGTCCGGCGGCCGCCCGGAGTCCGGCTTCGATGTCTGCGGGCCGGAACGGGAGCCCGTTGTACTGCCGCAGCCCCTCGACCTTGTCGTGCCCGCCCACGTGGCTGAGGAGCAGCGTCGCGATCTGGCCGGTCGCGTTGTGTTCGACGACCACGACGCGCCGGGCGCGGGCGACCTCGGGCGTGACCTCGGGCGTCGGGAAGGGCCACAGGCGGCGGATGCGCAGCACGCGCACCTGGACGCCGTCCGCCCGCAGCCGGCCGGCGGCCTCGCGGAGCGGGCCGCACGGCGCTCCGAGCGAGATCACGAGCACGTCGCCCTCGCCGTCCACCTCCACGCCGGGCGCGTCCCGCCCGATCTCCCGGGTCTTCCGGAGCCGCTTGTCGACCATGGCGCGGCGCACCGACGGATCCTCGACGTCGATGACGCCGCGGCGATCGTGCGCGTCGCCGCTGCTGAGGAAGCGGAGGCCGGGCTGTCCCGGGACGGCCCGGGGCGAGATCCCGCTCGGTGTGAGGGCATACCGCTCGTACGTCCCGCCGGTCCGGGCGGCCTCGCCGTCGTCGAGGCGGTCGCCCCGATCGATGCGCACCTCATCGAACGGCAGGCCCGCCACCGTGGCGCGGGAGAGCACGAGGTCCTGGTCGACGCCTACGATCACCGGGCACTGATACCGCTCCGCGAGGTTGAACGCCAGCGCCGCGTCGGTGAAACACTCTTCGACCGAGCCGGGGGTCAGGACGATGCGCGGAAACTCTCCGTGCGCGGCGTACACCATGTGCAGAAAGTCGCCCTGTTCGTGCTTCGTCGGCATGCCGGCGCTCGGGCCGGGGCGCTGCGCGGCGACGATCACAGCCGGAATTTCGGCCATGCCGGCAAGCCCGATCGTCTCGGTCATAAGGGAGAGGCCCGGGCCGCTTGTTGCCGTCATGGCGCGCACGCCCGCGTAGCCGGCCCCGATGACCACGCCGAGGGCCGCGATTTCGTCCTCCGTCTGCAGCGCTGCGCCGCCGACGTCCGGCAGATGCGCGGCCATCCATTCGAGGATGTCGCTGGCAGGGGTGATCGGATAACTGGCGTATAGACGGCACCCCGCCGCCAGCGCCCCGAGGGCGATCGCGTCGTTGCCGGAGAGCAGCCAGCGGCCGGCGCGCGGGGCGCGCGGCAGCGCCCGCCCGGGGAGGCGGCCGTCCAGGTGCGCCTCGGCGTAGCGCCACCCGCGGTCGACGGCCGCGGTGTTCTGCTCCTGTACGCGCGCGTGCTTGTCGGCGAACCGGCGCCGCACCGTCTCCCGCAACACAGCAACGTCGAGCCCGAGCAGGCGCGCTGAGGCGCCGAGCGCGACCATGTTCTTCATGATCGGATCGCCCGACTCGCGGGCGAGGGCGGTGAGCGGCGCCGTACAGGCGAAGGCTCCGTGGGCGCGCCGCCCGACGTCGGCGGCCGCCGGCTGACCCGGGCGGCCCTCGTCCGTGAGCAGGAGGCCGTCGGGGCCCAGGGCCGGACCGTGGCGGACGGCTGTGTCGTCGTCGAGCGCGATCACGCAGTCGAGGACATCGGCACGGGCGGTGACCGGGCCGTCGGCCGCGCGCACCTCATAGGACGTCGGCCCGCCCTTGATGATCGGCGGGAAGAGCCGGAACGTGTGCACGTGAGCTCCGGCCCGCGCGGCGGCGCGGGCGAAGATCTCGCCCGCGGAGTCCACGCCTTCCCCGGTCTTGCCGCCGATGAGCCAGGCCACGTCGCGCGTCATGACGGCGCTTCGACGGAGGGCGGCTCACCCGGAGGGGCGGCGGACGCCGCGGCGCGGTATCCGAGTTCCTTGGAGACGCGCCGGGCGGCCTCGAGCACCTGCTCGACCAGCGCGGCCGTGCGGCTCCGTGGCAGCCGGCCGGCCGGAAGGGAGACGCTGAGCGCGGCCATGACCCGGCCGCGGTAGTCGCGGACCGGGGCGGCGACGCAGCGGATGCCTTCCTCGAACTCCTCGTCGTCGGTGGCGTAGCCGCGCCGCCGCACCTCCTCGAGCTCCCGCTCGAGGGCCGGTGCCGAGGTGATGGTCTTGGCCGTGTAGCGCTTGAGCGGCCGCGCGGAGGCGAGGGCGCGCTGCCCGGGGCGGACGGACGCGAGCAGCACTTTGCCGACCGCGGTGCAGTGGGCGGGGCAGCGGCGCCCGACGTGCGAGTACAGGCGCAGCGGACGCGGGCTTTCGACCTTGCCGATGAAGATCACGTCGGGGCCGTCCAGGACCGCGAGATGGACCGTTTCCTCGGTCGCGGCGCCGAGCCTCTCGAGCTCGGGCAGGGCGCGGGCGGGCAGATCCAGGGCCTCGAGGGCGTGGCTGCCGATTTGGAACACGCGCAGGCTAAGGCGGTACCGGCCGGTGCCGGGATCGCGCACGAGGTAGCCATGGTGTTCGAGCGTCGCGCAGAGGCGGTGGACGGTGCTCT is a genomic window of bacterium containing:
- a CDS encoding 2-oxoacid:acceptor oxidoreductase subunit alpha, which produces MTRDVAWLIGGKTGEGVDSAGEIFARAAARAGAHVHTFRLFPPIIKGGPTSYEVRAADGPVTARADVLDCVIALDDDTAVRHGPALGPDGLLLTDEGRPGQPAAADVGRRAHGAFACTAPLTALARESGDPIMKNMVALGASARLLGLDVAVLRETVRRRFADKHARVQEQNTAAVDRGWRYAEAHLDGRLPGRALPRAPRAGRWLLSGNDAIALGALAAGCRLYASYPITPASDILEWMAAHLPDVGGAALQTEDEIAALGVVIGAGYAGVRAMTATSGPGLSLMTETIGLAGMAEIPAVIVAAQRPGPSAGMPTKHEQGDFLHMVYAAHGEFPRIVLTPGSVEECFTDAALAFNLAERYQCPVIVGVDQDLVLSRATVAGLPFDEVRIDRGDRLDDGEAARTGGTYERYALTPSGISPRAVPGQPGLRFLSSGDAHDRRGVIDVEDPSVRRAMVDKRLRKTREIGRDAPGVEVDGEGDVLVISLGAPCGPLREAAGRLRADGVQVRVLRIRRLWPFPTPEVTPEVARARRVVVVEHNATGQIATLLLSHVGGHDKVEGLRQYNGLPFRPADIEAGLRAAAGRPGAGAGR
- a CDS encoding IclR family transcriptional regulator C-terminal domain-containing protein; protein product: PAGRARRGPRADRSTASARQTERLRDLAPRRAAAPPAKRRYVVTAVARALGILENVDGGPRGTGITELSRRLGLGKSTVHRLCATLEHHGYLVRDPGTGRYRLSLRVFQIGSHALEALDLPARALPELERLGAATEETVHLAVLDGPDVIFIGKVESPRPLRLYSHVGRRCPAHCTAVGKVLLASVRPGQRALASARPLKRYTAKTITSAPALERELEEVRRRGYATDDEEFEEGIRCVAAPVRDYRGRVMAALSVSLPAGRLPRSRTAALVEQVLEAARRVSKELGYRAAASAAPPGEPPSVEAPS